A window of the Fusarium poae strain DAOMC 252244 chromosome 3, whole genome shotgun sequence genome harbors these coding sequences:
- the CYP8 gene encoding Peptidyl-prolyl cis-trans isomerase cyp8 (BUSCO:24753at5125), which yields MGKGTDKLYITHSEWSSADAFSPSIGAGASRNQQASASFRRLPFNFCAASLQPFKNPVCTPDGTIFDVEVIGAWLEKHPNQNPVTGEPLQKKDLIRLNFARNSESDSLGAGLSDGKGDLIDPVTYKVFTDNTHIVAIRHGTYANVFAWDTVDRMNIKAKSWRDLVDDEEFTRADIITLQDPQNAASRNLDQFKYLKEGHEAQLTKEQEEERNAGNINSSALGSMGDKVSRAKAAVEKARRAREQGGDVNRSSTALTKPTAAGGVVRKSMINDKKLAVNSATYTTGKAAASFTSTGLTPETSGERALLSDEEYMLKPKRVKTTGFARIETNLGDLTIELYPEFAPKAVWNFIRLSQTGYYKGVAFHRNIPNFMIQGGDPSGTGRGGQSVWGKYFDDEFDGPMSHNGRGTLSMANKGKNTNSSQFFFAYKPTPHLDRKHTVFGKVVENINVLSKMENVPTDGSNRPLNKIFIKDIVIMLDPFAEFQKQKQEDELQTKEREKIQLQGGTDDDKTTWTGKRIRNDGSMENTGAGVGKYLKATTQKSTSTVNEADLEDVDTWEEPARKKAKGGGFGNFDNW from the exons ATGGGCAAAGGAACAGACAAGCTTTAT ATTACGCACTCAGAATGGTCCTCGGCCGACGCCTTCTCTCCCAGTATCGGCGCAGGCGCGTCTCGCAACCAACAAGCCAGCGCTTCATTTCGTCGTCTTCCCTTCAACTTTTGCGCCGCCAGTCTTCAGCCGTTCAAGAATCCAGTGTGCACGCCAGATGGGACTATCTTCGATGTTGAAGTCATTGGCGCCTGGCTTGAAAAGCATCCCAACCAGAACCCCGTCACCGGCGAGCCCCTACAGAAAAAAGATTTGATCCGTCTCAATTTCGCCCGGAATTCAGAGTCGGACTCCCTTGGAGCTGGATTGAGTGATGGAAAAGGCGATTTAATCGATCCGGTCACCTACAAGGTCTTCACCGACAATACACACATAGTCGCTATTCGTCATGGCACATATGCCAACGTCTTCGCTTGGGATACGGTCGATCGCATGAATATCAAGGCCAAATCGTGGCGCGACTTGGTTGACGACGAGGAATTCACTCGCGCCGACATCATCACCCTCCAGGACCCCCAGAATGCGGCCAGTCGCAACTTGGATCAGTTCAAGTATTTGAAGGAAGGGCACGAGGCGCAATTGACAAAAGAGCAGGAAGAAGAGCGCAATGCTGGAAATATCAACTCCAGCGCTCTGGGAAGCATGGGCGACAAGGTCTCGCGCGCCAAGGCGGCGGTAGAAAAGGCGCGCAGAGCTCGCGAACAGGGTGGTGATGTCAACCGCAGTTCCACTGCTTTAACGAAACCCACGGCCGCTGGCGGCGTCGTTCGCAAGTCCATGATCAACGACAAGAAATTGGCTGTCAACTCTGCCACTTATACCACCGGAAAAGCCGCAGCCAGTTTCACCAGCACAGGCTTGACACCAGAAACGAGTGGCGAGAGAGCCCTGCTCTCTGATGAAGAGTACATGCTGAAACCCAAGCGTGTCAAGACAACAGGATTTGCCAGGATAGAAACAAATTTGGGCGACTTGACAATCGAACTATACCCGGAGTTTGCACCAAAAGCTGTGTGGAATTTCATCAGGTTAtcccagacaggttattacAAGGGCGTGGCCTTTCATCGAAACATTCCCAACTTTATGATCCAGGGTGGTGATCCCTCTGGCACTGGTCGAGGCGGGCAGAGTGTTTGGGGCAAGTATTTCGATGATGAATTCGACGGTCCTATGTCACACAATGGCCGTGGAACCC TCTCGATGGCCAATAAAGGAAAAAACACAAACTCtagccagttcttctttgcATACAAACCAACACCTCATCTCGACCGCAAACATACAGTATTTGGGAAAGTTGTCGAAAACATCAACGTTCTCTCCAAAATGGAAAACGTCCCCACTGATGGTTCTAACCGCCCCCTTAATAAGATCTTTATCAAGGACATCGTCATCATGCTTGACCCCTTTGCCGAGTTTCAAAAACAGAAGCAAGAGGACGAGTTGCAGACTAAGGAGCGGGAGAAGATCCAGCTACAAGGTGGTACAGACGATGACAAGACGACATGGACCGGCAAGCGGATACGAAATGACGGCAGCATGGAGAACACAGGTGCTGGAGTAGGAAAGTACTTGAAGGCCACTACGCAAAAGAGTACATCAACAGTCAACGAAGCAGACCTGGAGGATGTTGACACATGGGAGGAGCCAGCACGCAAAAAGGCCAAAGGAGGCGGTTTTGGGAATTTTGATAATTGGTAA
- a CDS encoding hypothetical protein (SECRETED:SignalP(1-19)~TransMembrane:7 (n3-14c19/20o186-206i218-237o257-280i292-313o319-345i366-386o406-427i)~BUSCO:20682at5125), with protein sequence MRFLTGLLVLGMSFWTTQAYEIGLSNKEGYQEYCTGMYSKSSWGGPVDPFILVKFLNSSDSGVKDPTASLVIFEWKDRNLVGIPDPDVPGNRLGVCGDEFVKQGYCNKTDIGKFILHPEVDKKSTSVVLTKAVHLNTAAPINYAIKKTGYYCVLTDVVNTKNYDLVVEYRNAYGELEATQIPKLPFYGGMSILYALLAAYWGFLYYQHRHDILAVQNYITAILIFLVVEMLITWGFYEYQNRHGSNIGSKVFLTIVGILNAGRNSFSFFLLLIVCMGYGVVKHTLGKTMIRVRWLAAAHFLFGLVYSLTFLSITPETAGPFVLLIVLPLAGTLTAFYVWTLNSLNWTLKDLRERKQHAKEAMYRKLWWAILISVMVIFGFFFFNSFTFASASDPDFVPFHWKTRWFILDGWLNVVYFADVAWIAYLWRPTSNNRRFAMSDEIAQDDDGNFDLGDIGVPGEDSDDEEAEIAKPQNNSQNTNGLSFSSASRSAPQQPTNTRAGPRESLENETIFAVGEDGDKFSDDDDSDEEDAKLVRSK encoded by the exons ATGAGGTTCCTCACGGGACTGCTCGTGCTGGGCATGTCCTTTTGGACAACCCAAGCCTACGAGATCGGACTG AGCAACAAAGAAGGCTACCAAGAATACTGTACTG GCATGTACAGCAAGTCCTCATGGGGCGGACCCGTTGACCCATTCATTCTTGTCAAGTTCCTCAACAGTAGCGATTCGGGCGTCAAAGATCCGACAGCTAGTCTTGTGATATTCGAGTGGAAGGACAGAAATCTCGTTGGAATACCTGATCCCGATGTTCCCGGAAAC CGACTCGGCGTCTGCGGCGATGAATTCGTCAAGCAaggttattgcaacaagaCCGACATTGGCAAGTTCATCTTGCACCCCGAAGTCGACAAGAAATCCACCAGCGTCGTCCTTACCAAGGCCGTCCATCTCAATACCGCTGCACCCATCAACTACGCTATCAAGAAAACTGGTTACTACTGCGTCCTCACGGACGTTGTCAATACCAAGAACTATGACCTTGTGGTCGAGTACCGCAATGCTTATGGTGAACTCGAAGCCACCCAGATTCCCAAACTGCCATTCTATGGTGGCATGAGTATCTTGTATGCGCTCCTCGCTGCATACTGGGGGTTTCTCTACTACCAACATAGACACGATATCT TGGCCGTGCAAAACTACATCACAGcaatcttgatcttcttggtagTTGAAATGCTCATCACTTGGGGCTTTTATG AATATCAGAATCGCCATGGCTCGAACATTGGCTCAAAGGTTTTCCTCACAATTGTAGGAATTCTCAACGCCGGTCGAAACtcgttctcgttcttcttgcTGCTTATCGTTTGTATGGGTTATGGTGTGGTCAAGCACACCCTGGGCAAGACCATGATCAGAGTGCGATGGCTTGCAGCAGCTCATTTCCTGTTTGGCCTCGTCTACTCGCTTACTTTCCTCTCCATTACCCCAGAGACAGCTG GCCCATTTGTGCTCTTGATTGTCCTCCCTCTAGCTGGCACCCTAACTGCCTTCTATGTCTGGACCCTCAACTCCCTCAACTGGACTCTCAAGGATCTCCGCGAGCGAAAGCAGCATGCCAAGGAAGCCATGTACAGAAAACTCTGGTGGGCTATTCTCATCAGCGTCATGGTCATCTTcggctttttcttcttcaacagcTTCACGTTTGCCTCTGCCAGTGACCCTGATTTCGTCCCGTTCCACTGGAAGACACGATGGTTCATCCTCGATGGCTGGCTAAACGTGGTTTACTTTGCTGACGTTGCATGGATCGCGTATCTCTGGCGCCCTACGTCCAACAACCGTCGCTTCGCCATGAGTGACGAAATTGCCCAAGACGACGATGGCAACTTTGACCTTGGCGATATTGGTGTTCCAGGAGAAGActcagatgatgaggaggccGAAATCGCCAAGCCTCAAAACAACTCACAAAACACCAACGGTCTATCGTTCTCAAGCGCATCACGGAGTGCCCCTCAACAGCCAACGAACACACGTGCCGGTCCTCGTGAATCGCTAGAGAACGAGACTATCTTTGCCGTTGGTGAGGATGGAGACAAGTTCTCAGACGATGACGACAGTGACGAAGAAGACGCGAAGCTTGTGAGATCCAAGTGA